The window TGTATGAGTAATAAATTACGCCTGTATTGATTTCCTGGAAGTGTTTACACAGTCTAGATATATAAAGAGAAgtacatactgtaaaatgtaattattatcaCATTATGTTATTAGTCAAGTCAAATCAATTTATAATAGTGGTTTCAActatacagattgtgtcaaagcagctgtacagtattaaataggaaataatgtgccaataatgcaaaaagacaacagtaaacactcaattttcagttcaTCTTTGAATTCagtgtcatcatccagctcagttcagtttaaaTAGTATATGATATCGCTGGAAATTAGGTGCCCCCAACTAAGCAACCCAGAGGCAACAAGAAACCAAAACTCCATCCgtgacataaaatatttttttcttctatgtTAAAACCTCTAAGCACAGCACATCTGACATTAAACGAGCAGCTGATGACGACAGTTTACaatgtattgcatttttaattaattgcttTTGAGACCTCTCTTTGGTCTTTAGGGGTCCCCGTGTGTTCAGCTCCCATACCCCAAAAAGCCTCTCACCAAAAGAGCTCCCAATTTATATTCACACATTTTGCGATCTGCGTAAGTCCATGAGAGTGTTCTCCAAGCTTCTGGTTCTTCAAACTGGGGAGGTAACTTGGAATAAAGTGCTTCTTTTTCCCTCACCACTTATTATTTTCTTAGCACAAAATACAAGGTTTTTTTGTTCTATCTGTAAAACTTTTTCTGGAACTTTTTTGTCATTGCTCTGCCTCTTCCATGATCCTCCTCTTACCATGGGATGATAGTCACAAAACTCGCTCCATGATTTGTAATATTGCATAaaaagaatgttgtggaaaaacatgctAGGATACCTAATAACTTCTGAGAACAAAACAGCACACACTGCAATGGCATCTTGAAGTGTCCGTACATGAGATTCAACTTTGTCATGGTTCCCCATGATATAGTTCCAAATTGTCTCAGAAAAGTTTTTAGCcattttttgtgatagtttCAATGTTGCATAAGAAAGATTTTTGTTGTGAAGATGTATCTCTTCCTCATCTTTTTTGATTGGACAACAGTACAGATCGGTTGCTTGCAACCGTACTGAGAATCTACCAACTAAAAAGGTGACATCCTGCCTGTCATGCTTTTCCTGTTTCCACCAAACTCTGATGAGATAATCAATTACTTGGGCATAGTGGAAAAAATCCATGATCTTGATTGGTGCACTGTTGTCAGTGTTTAAATTTAAGTCTTTGATTCTTTCACCagcaatgtttttaatttttgaagtaGTACAATCTTCCCAGGACGTATGCACTTCAAATGGCATTTTTGTGGTGCAGTTTTGATCTTCTGAACTGTGATCAGATGTATCAGAAACATCATACAAAAACATCTTCTCTCTCATTTGCTCTGGCTTGAATGACAGAAGGACATGGCCTGTTTTGTTGCCTTGTTTTCGTTCCCCTCACAACTGGAATGCTAgaaaattcaaatataaaattgaGCTGCATAATAACTATTGATGTTGACAGTTAAACAATAATTGTACAACAGAGATAACTTACGGTGTTCCCTCCGACCTCCAAACCTGAGCCGATCTCAGACCCTTTGTAATCCTCAGGCTGACTGTAGtcactaaaatgtaaatgaacacTAGTGAGGTTGTGTAGTACTAGTGGCCTATAAAATCCAACATGAGAATGATTTTGTTCAACACTGAT of the Labeo rohita strain BAU-BD-2019 chromosome 19, IGBB_LRoh.1.0, whole genome shotgun sequence genome contains:
- the si:dkey-211g8.8 gene encoding uncharacterized protein si:dkey-211g8.8 isoform X1, producing the protein MREKMFLYDVSDTSDHSSEDQNCTTKMPFEVHTSWEDCTTSKIKNIAGERIKDLNLNTDNSAPIKIMDFFHYAQVIDYLIRVWWKQEKHDRQDVTFLVGRFSVRLQATDLYCCPIKKDEEEIHLHNKNLSYATLKLSQKMAKNFSETIWNYIMGNHDKVESHVRTLQDAIAVCAVLFSEVIRYPSMFFHNILFMQYYKSWSEFCDYHPMVRGGSWKRQSNDKKVPEKVLQIEQKNLVFCAKKIISGEGKRSTLFQVTSPV